One stretch of Cryptosporangium aurantiacum DNA includes these proteins:
- a CDS encoding ATP-binding protein codes for MSTPTDTALARQVDPAEDTYAEELAFLARYDDGPRPPGWQLTPRAVVTFVLGSDGQALAAGKERREISPKFVGDRALVERCVVTLAGERGLLLVGEPGTAKSMLSELLAAAVSGTSALVVQGTAGTTEDHFRYGWNYALLLANGPSPEALVPSPVLTAMRTGAVGRIEELTRCLPEVQDALVSILSDRRIAVPELAATEHATVAAAPGFTVIATANIRDRGVSEMSAALKRRFNVETVGPIPTLADEIALVKRQATKTVARSGAAFGVDDAVLEALLTAFRDLRTGESVEGWQVQRPSTVMSTAEAVSVATSLALAAAYFPGDRDVLSLLPGHLRGVAAKDDPADAATLLGYWDGAVRRRAEEGSRLWRQLWELRHAVG; via the coding sequence ATGAGCACCCCGACCGACACCGCACTCGCCCGGCAGGTGGATCCCGCCGAGGACACCTACGCGGAGGAGCTGGCGTTCCTGGCCCGGTACGACGACGGGCCGCGGCCGCCGGGGTGGCAGCTCACGCCCCGGGCCGTGGTGACGTTCGTGCTGGGCAGCGACGGGCAGGCGTTGGCCGCGGGCAAGGAACGCCGGGAGATCAGCCCGAAGTTCGTCGGTGACCGGGCGCTGGTGGAGCGGTGCGTGGTGACGCTCGCCGGGGAGCGGGGCCTCCTGCTCGTCGGCGAGCCCGGCACCGCGAAGTCGATGTTGTCCGAGCTGCTGGCCGCGGCGGTGAGCGGCACCAGCGCGCTCGTCGTCCAGGGCACGGCGGGCACCACCGAGGACCACTTCCGGTACGGCTGGAACTACGCGCTGCTGCTGGCGAACGGGCCGAGCCCGGAGGCGCTGGTGCCGTCCCCGGTGCTGACCGCGATGCGGACCGGCGCCGTCGGGCGGATCGAGGAGCTGACCCGGTGCCTGCCGGAGGTGCAGGACGCGCTGGTCTCGATCCTCTCCGACCGGCGGATCGCGGTACCGGAGCTGGCGGCGACCGAGCACGCCACGGTGGCCGCGGCGCCCGGCTTCACGGTCATCGCCACCGCGAACATCCGCGACCGCGGCGTCTCGGAGATGTCCGCGGCGCTCAAGCGGCGGTTCAACGTGGAGACCGTCGGTCCGATCCCGACGCTCGCGGACGAGATCGCGCTGGTCAAGCGTCAGGCCACGAAGACCGTGGCTCGGTCGGGTGCGGCGTTCGGCGTGGATGATGCGGTGCTGGAGGCGCTGCTCACCGCGTTCCGCGACCTGCGTACCGGCGAGTCCGTGGAGGGGTGGCAGGTCCAACGTCCGTCCACGGTGATGAGCACGGCCGAGGCGGTGTCGGTGGCCACGTCGCTGGCGCTGGCCGCGGCCTACTTCCCCGGTGACCGGGACGTGCTGTCGCTGCTGCCGGGTCACCTGCGCGGCGTCGCCGCCAAGGACGACCCGGCGGACGCCGCCACGCTGCTCGGGTACTGGGACGGCGCCGTCCGGCGGCGCGCGGAGGAGGGGTCGCGGCTCTGGCGTCAGCTCTGGGAGCTACGGCATGCAGTCGGATGA